In Arctopsyche grandis isolate Sample6627 chromosome 13, ASM5162203v2, whole genome shotgun sequence, one DNA window encodes the following:
- the tw gene encoding protein O-mannosyl-transferase 2 — translation MTQTKHKKPSEPPKDSDTIWWVVFAGVLLATTATRFYNVTLPDHVCWDETHFGKMASWYINRTFFFDVHPPLGKMLIALSGKLTGYNGTFPFDKPGDKFEGAKYEGMRIFCTALGALIVPFTFLTSWELTKSLISSTLGTLFILCDVGFLTLNRYILLDPILLFFMSGSMLGMVKVTSYTERRENPFSPKFIFWQMFLGSMLSCTMSVKFVGLFMVLLAGLRTIVDLWDILGDLKKPVTETIKHLLIRCMTLIIWPILLYIAFFWIHLTVLNRSGNGDGFYSSGFQSQLIGNSLHNASLPRHVAYGAVITLKNHKTGGGYLHSHHHLYPENVGARQQQITTYTHKDENNKWIVKPYNKEKVDGIVLLRHGDLVRLEHKPTGRNLHSHREPAPLTKKHLQVTGYGEKGIGDANDVWRVQIIGGQDGDEVLTVTSRFRFVHYLQACTLTSAGRQLPRWAYEQQEVSCNPNLRDKNALWNVEDNEFDGLPKVNFEVYAPSFLERFLESHAVMFQGNAGLKPKEGEVTSQPWQWPLNYKGQFFSGSTHRIYLLGNPIIWWMNLAFLGLFFIIFVVNAIRTQRGYLDDVDIKSKQIVLLNAAIWLSVGWMLHYVPFWAMGRVLYFHHYFPALVFSSMLTGVLIDYLLCSLHNYLNDELRKTLYQFVLGVITSTIIYSFYIFAPLAYGMDGPMGSETNSTMHTLKWLDSWEF, via the exons ATGACACAGACTAAACATAAAAAGCCTTCAGAACCCCCAAAGGATTCCGATAC AATATGGTGGGTAGTATTTGCCGGTGTTTTATTGGCAACAACTGCTACTCGATTTTACAATGTCACTTTACCTGATCATgtttg TTGGGATGAAACTCATTTCGGCAAAATGGCAAGTTGGTACATCAacagaacttttttttttgacgtgCATCCGCCACTCGGAAAA ATGCTAATTGCTCTATCGGGAAAACTTACCGGCTATAATGGAACATTTCCTTTCGATAAACCGGGTGATAAATTCGAAGGTGCAAAGTACGAAGGAATGCGAATA TTTTGCACTGCATTGGGTGCTCTAATTGTACCATTCACATTTTTAACTTCATGGGAATTGACGAAATCATTGATTTCGTCTACCCTTGGAACTCTCTTCATATTGTGTG ATGTTGGATTTTTAACACTGAACAGATACATATTATTAGATCcgattttactatttttcatgtCTGGCTCTATGCTTGGAATGGTTAAG gtgaCATCATATACGGAACGTAGAGAAAATCCATTTTCGCCCAAATTCATATTTTGGCAAATGTTCCTCGGCTCAATGCTATCATGTACAATGTCTGTTAAATTTGTTGGACTCTTCATGGTACTCTTAGCTGGCTTGCGAACTATAGTCGACTTATGGGACATTTTAGGAGATTTGAAAAAACCTGTAACCGAAACTATAAAACATCTTTTGATCAGATGCATGACGTTAATTATATGGCCTATATTACTTTACATTGCATTTTTTTGGATACATTTAACAGTCTTGAATAGAAG TGGAAACGGTGATGGATTTTACTCATCGGGCTTTCAATCTCAACTGATCGGAAACTCTCTGCATAATGCATCACTACCAAGACACGTAGCATACGGGGCTGTCATTACACTGAAGAATCACAAAACTGGCGGTGGATATCTTCACTCTCATCATCATTTATATCCGGAAAATGTCGGCGCAAGACAGCAACAG ATTACGACGTACACTCACaaagatgaaaataataaatggatAGTTAAACCTTATAATAAAGAAAAGGTTGACGGAATCGTCTTATTGAGACACGGAGATCTTGTAAGATTAGAACACAAACCAACCGGCCGTAATTTACATTCTCATCGGGAGCCGGCACCACTTACAAAAAAGCATCTGCAAGTTACTGGATACGGAGAA AAAGGCATTGGCGATGCTAATGACGTATGGCGTGTTCAAATCATTGGCGGACAAGACGGTGATGAGGTATTAACAGTTACGAGTAGATTCCGATTCGTACATTATCTTCAAGCTTGCACTCTGACGTCTGCTGGTCGACAGTTGCCTCGATGGGCTTACGAACAGCAAGAAGTATCTTGCAATCCCAATTTGAGAGACAAAAATGCGCTGTGGAACGTCGAGGACAATGAATTTGACGGAT tacCCAAGGTGAACTTTGAAGTGTATGCGCCGTCTTTCTTAGAAAGATTTTTGGAATCGCATGCGGTTATGTTCCAAGGAAACGCTGGGCTCAAACCCAAAGAAGGAGAAGTCACATCGCAGCCGTGGCAATGGCCTTTAAATTACAAA GGACAATTCTTCTCTGGAAGTACTCATAGAATATATTTACTCGGTAATCCGATCATATGGTGGATGAATTTAGCTTTCCTCGGtttgttttttatcattttcgTCGTGAATGCAATCCGAACTCAGAGAGGATACTTGGATGATGTAGATATAAAAA GCAAGCAGATTGTATTGCTGAATGCAGCTATTTGGCTCAGCGTAGGATGGATGTTACATTACGTTCCATTTTGGGCTATGGGAAGGGTTTTGTACTTTCATCACTATTTTCCAGCTCTCGTATTCAGTTCAATGCTGACAG gtgTATTGATTGATTATCTTTTGTGCAGTTTGCACAACTATCTAAACGATGAATTAAGGAAGACGCTATATCAATTCGTACTCGGTGTTATAACCTCGACTATAATCTACAGTTTTTATATATTCGCACCTCTTGCCTACGGAATGGACGGTCCAATGGGCAGCGAGACCAATTCGACGATGCACACATTAAAATGGCTCGATTCTTGGGAGTTTTAA
- the LOC143920676 gene encoding post-GPI attachment to proteins factor 6, whose amino-acid sequence MINLLKLATVLIAAVQVSHSKFIERDDSWIPRLTKSDLQDYQLVSRIPLTSLFKFTFYRDVSILYYNVPEDVEEAQFTFKAHEDKISVLGGTCEPNDIDIHLKAGGFPVVSPQNISFPEDFVDNSRRNKILSLKIESDSSNNSIVISNPAPGEWFALAFVSWTDPKSDKIEQQGIAIVCDTVLYTDLRVKKANVTIITSDEEVEIPLKNVTTTISDVYKFFIDYEVSKYSLNLTVIPQCDSCNWATVSIQAKSLPQIDNSLRSCKIALNESSADIRFALKFDSYPKEWHYIRVTYGPEEMPPNVSNLQHCELINKKFEAIYPLALSDNVYELVRDSKSEYFTFEYNLPPYADDYSPALVNISSEEVTSLKFKVFPVQDIGGTLSVGVTLKLDWKYYIGYQREKLNNGTEYLFSEKDQFFDVVVCLSQHRKRTPLVNGTCELNGKVTPAAIIVNSTDSSSVSNIIHIPYPEIGTWYMTLALFCDSHRVCPCAIQNKNKTNYIVRSDGEVNIPAGTELRQGSKRCNASVVFSVSSSPCMGGKCGRNGNCNYYMSGGFIYSTCSCRKGYAGWDCSDASNVSSPGEVLMSTLFLTLSNLLFIPSIYFAIRRQYYTEASVYFFTMFFSTFYHACDVSDINYSMCIVRLGVLQYCDFFCGLLSFWVTLVAMAALGDRTISMLHMVGAIIIAFGTELNKQALLVFLIPVVIGVVIVVTAWGIRCRRTKKLFPARAYLVMYAPMGLLMAAIGLICFAFLQTNANYHIVHSIWHMVIALSILCFLPNRAIFFPKS is encoded by the exons ATGATCAATTTGCTCAAATTAGCAACTGTGCTAATCGCCGCGGTGCAAGTTTCGCACTCCAAGTTCATCGAACGGGACGACAGTTGGATACCAAGACTGACGAAGAGCGATCTTCAAGACTATCAGCTCGTTTCGCGCATCCCTCTCACTAGTTTattcaaattcactttctaCCGCGACGTTTCCATTCTGTACTACAATGTGCCCGAAGACGTCGAGGAAGCTCAATTCACGTTCAAAGCTCACGAAGATAAAATAAGCGTTTTAG gTGGTACATGTGAACCGAACGATATCGATATACACCTCAAAGCTGGCGGCTTTCCCGTCGTCAGTCCTCAGAATATTTCGTTTCCTGAAGACTTTGTTGATAATAGTCGAAGGAATAAAATACTTTCGCTCAAAATTGAATCGGACAGTAGCAATAACAGTATCGTTATATCCAATCCAGCTCCCGGAGAATGGTTTGCGTTGGCGTTTGTCAGCTGGACTGATCCTAAATCTGATAAAATCGAACAGCAAG GTATTGCTATAGTTTGTGACACCGTACTCTACACGGATTTAAGAGTTAAAAAGGCAAATGTGACAATTATCACTTCTGACGAAGAAGTAGAGATACCTTTGAAGAACGTCACCACCACAATTAGCGATGTGTACAAATTCTTCATAGATTACGAAGTCAGCAAGTATTCGCTGAATTTGACTGTGATACCGCAATGTGATTCATGCAATTGGGCAACCGTCTCAATCCAAGCAAAGTCGTTGCCTCAAATCGACAACAGCTTAAGATCGTGTAAAATAGCTTTGAACGAATCGTCCGCTGACATCCGGTTCGCTTTGAAGTTCGACTCGTATCCAAAAGAATGGCATTACATCCGAGTGACGTACGGTCCCGAGGAAATGCCCCCCAATGTATCAAATCTGCAACACTGCGAGCTAATCAATAAGAAATTCGAAGCCATATATCCATTAGCACTGTCGGATAACGTATACGAGCTGGTGAGGGACTCAAAGTCTGAATACTTCACATTTGAATACAATTTGCCCCCGTACGCCGACGACTACTCACCGGCTCTGGTGAATATATCATCCGAAGAGGTGACTAGTTTGAAGTTTAAGGTGTTTCCCGTTCAGGATATTGGGGGTACGCTCAGTGTCGGAGTTACGTTGAAACTCGACTGGAAGTACTACATCGGGTACCAACGGGAGAAGTTGAACAACGGCACCGAATATCTGTTCTCGGAAAAGGATCAGTTCTTCGATGTCGTGGTGTGCTTGAGTCAACACCGTAAACGCACTCCACTCGTCAACGGAACGTGCGAATTGAATGGAAAAGTCACACCAGCTGCTATCATAGTCAACAGTACGGATTCGTCGTCTGTTTCGAATATAATCCACATTCCTTATCCGGAGATCGGAACTTGGTATATGACGTTAGCTTTGTTTTGCGATTCGCATCGTGTCTGCCCATGTGCCAttcaaaataagaataaaactaATTATATAGTGCGGTCTGATGGAGAGGTCAATATTCCGGCTGGAACGGAATTGAGGCAGGGCTCAAAACGTTGTAATGCTAGCGTGGTCTTTTCCGTTTCGTCATCGCCGTGCATGGGAGGAAAGTGTGGCCGTAATGGAAATTGCAACTATTACATGTCTGGAGGTTTTATATATTCGACGTGCAGCTGTAGAAAAGGATATGcag GTTGGGATTGTTCAGATGCGTCGAATGTATCATCTCCGGGCGAAGTTCTGATGTCTACATTATTCCTGACGCTGAGCAACCTGCTATTCATACCGTCCATTTACTTCGCCATTCGCCGACAGTATTACACAGAAGCTTCCGTTTACTTTTTCACCATGTTCTTCTCGACGTTCTACCATGCCTGCGATGTTTCCGACATCAACTACAGCATGTGCATAGTCCGGCTGGGAGTGCTGCAGTACTGCGACTTCTTCTGCGGCTTGCTATCGTTCTGGGTGACGCTCGTGGCGATGGCCGCCCTCGGCGACAGGACTATTTCCATGTTGCACATGGTCGGAGCCATCATAATAGCCTTCGGCACCGAACTCAACAAACAAGCTCTGTTAGTTTTCCTGATTCCGGTTGTGATCGGAGTAGTCATTGTAGTGACAGCTTGGGGTATCCGTTGCAGGCGCACTAAGAAGTTATTCCCGGCGAGGGCTTATCTCGTGATGTACGCACCGATGGGTTTACTGATGGCCGCTATCGGCTTAATATGCTTCGCTTTCTTGCAGACCAACGCTAATTACCACATTGTACATTCCATTTGGCATATGGTGATCGCTTTGAGCATCTTGTGCTTCTTGCCGAACAGGGCTATCTTTTTCCCTAAGAGCTAG